CTGCCCGGGTCGCCCAGCCAGGAGCGGTATTCGGGCAGCAGGTGCCACTGGGTCAGCAGGGCGTTCAGGGCGCCGTACTCGGGGTTGTAGATCCAGCGCCACATGATCGCGTTTACGACCGTGGGCAGCGCCAGCGGCACGATCAGCAGCGCGCGGGCCAGCGCGCGGCCGTAGAAGCGCTGGTTGAGCAGCAGCGCCGCCAGCACGCCCAGCAGCACCTCCAGCCCCACCGAGGCGACCACGAACAGCGCGGTGCGGCCGGTGGCCGCCTGGAAGGCCGGGCTCTGCAGGGCCTGGGCGTAGTTGCTCAGGCCCACCCAGGGCGGCGCCTGCGTGAAGGCCATCAGCCGGGCGTCGGTGAAGCTGAGATACAGGGTGCGCAGCAGCGGGTAGCCCACCGCGCCCAGCACCACGATCAGCACCGGCAGCAGCATGACCCAGGCCACCCGCGACTCGCGCCGCGTCAGGGTGCCCGGTGCCCGGCCCCGGGTCAGGGCGGCGTGCCGCTCCCCGGCGGTGCCCACGCGGCTCATGGGGCGTCCGGTCGCCACGCGGTTCGGGGCCGGGCACCGGGGGGCGGCGGCGGGCCCCCCGAACATCCTCGCCCTCTCACTTC
The sequence above is drawn from the Deinococcus koreensis genome and encodes:
- a CDS encoding carbohydrate ABC transporter permease encodes the protein MSRVGTAGERHAALTRGRAPGTLTRRESRVAWVMLLPVLIVVLGAVGYPLLRTLYLSFTDARLMAFTQAPPWVGLSNYAQALQSPAFQAATGRTALFVVASVGLEVLLGVLAALLLNQRFYGRALARALLIVPLALPTVVNAIMWRWIYNPEYGALNALLTQWHLLPEYRSWLGDPGSAMTMLIVADVWKNFPLVAIVALSALQLMDRALYEAADIDGAGAWTRFWRITWPGILPVLSVAIVLRTIEAVKVFDLVFVMTRGGPADSTKTLSLLVFEQGFGFLRSGVGAAYAYLVVAISAVLIALYLTLLRRQAAP